From Psychroflexus torquis ATCC 700755, the proteins below share one genomic window:
- the hpf gene encoding ribosome hibernation-promoting factor, HPF/YfiA family, which produces MDINFNYVHVTASERLEELVTKKLEKLQDRYDWIVRSEVFFKTENTSSPKTGMICEIKLSAPGQNLFASSNEKGFEVAITNTIDDVKRQLQKKKEKMSSH; this is translated from the coding sequence ATGGACATCAATTTTAATTACGTACACGTTACGGCAAGTGAACGGCTAGAAGAGTTAGTAACTAAAAAACTCGAAAAACTTCAGGATAGGTATGACTGGATTGTGAGATCTGAAGTTTTTTTCAAAACAGAAAACACATCTAGTCCTAAAACAGGTATGATTTGCGAAATCAAATTAAGTGCTCCTGGACAAAATTTATTTGCATCCTCTAATGAAAAAGGATTTGAAGTTGCCATTACCAACACAATTGATGATGTAAAAAGGCAGCTCCAGAAAAAGAAGGAAAAGATGTCTTCACATTAA